In the genome of Actinomadura graeca, one region contains:
- the aceB gene encoding malate synthase A codes for MAGPEGVEVTGPLGERYEEILTPEALGLLAALQREFGARRKELLAARAERQRRLSEGGTLDFLPETADVRADDAWRVAEPAPGLEDRRVEITGPTDRKMTINALNSGAKVWLADFEDANTPLWTNMIEGQLNLRDALDRTIDFTDAKSGKSYALKDDAELATIVVRPRGWHMEEKHLLVDGEPMSGSLFDFGLYFFHSARRQLAKGKGPYFYLPKMESHLEARLWNDAFNLAQDSLGIPRGSIRATVLIETIPAAFEMEEILYELRDHSAGLNAGRWDYLFSVIKKFRDRGADFVLPERNAITMTAPFMRAYTELLVRTCHKRGAHAIGGMAAFIPSRRDEAVNKVALEKVRADKARESGDGFDGSWVAHPDLVPVCREVFDGVLGDRPNQRDRLREDVKVSASDLLDVASTPGDITEAGLRNNIDVALRYLATWLDGAGAVAIHNLMEDAATAEIARSQVWQWIYNGISLKEGPEVTRELVEQIMDEELAGIRAELGAAFNEPRYEQAVALFKEVTLADQYSEFLTTPAYERMD; via the coding sequence ATGGCTGGACCTGAAGGCGTCGAGGTGACCGGACCCCTCGGCGAGCGGTACGAGGAGATCCTGACCCCCGAGGCGCTCGGCCTCCTCGCGGCCCTTCAGCGCGAGTTCGGGGCGCGGCGCAAGGAGCTGCTGGCGGCCAGGGCCGAGCGGCAGCGCCGCCTCTCGGAGGGCGGGACGCTGGACTTCCTGCCCGAGACCGCGGACGTCCGCGCCGACGACGCCTGGCGTGTCGCCGAGCCCGCGCCCGGCCTGGAAGACCGCCGCGTCGAGATCACCGGCCCGACGGACCGGAAGATGACCATCAACGCCCTCAACTCGGGCGCGAAGGTGTGGCTGGCCGACTTCGAGGACGCCAACACCCCGTTGTGGACGAACATGATCGAGGGGCAGCTCAACCTGCGGGACGCCCTCGACCGCACCATCGACTTCACCGACGCCAAGAGCGGCAAGTCCTACGCCCTCAAGGACGACGCCGAGCTCGCGACCATCGTCGTGCGGCCGCGCGGCTGGCACATGGAGGAGAAGCACCTCCTCGTCGACGGCGAGCCCATGTCCGGGTCGCTGTTCGACTTCGGGCTGTACTTCTTCCACAGCGCCCGCAGGCAGCTCGCCAAGGGCAAGGGCCCCTACTTCTACCTGCCCAAGATGGAGAGCCACCTTGAGGCACGGCTGTGGAACGACGCGTTCAACCTGGCCCAGGACAGCCTGGGGATCCCGCGCGGCAGCATCCGGGCGACCGTGCTGATCGAGACGATCCCGGCCGCGTTCGAGATGGAGGAGATTCTCTACGAGCTGCGCGACCACTCCGCGGGCCTGAACGCGGGCCGCTGGGACTACCTCTTCTCGGTGATCAAGAAGTTCCGGGACCGGGGCGCCGACTTCGTCCTGCCCGAGCGGAACGCGATCACGATGACGGCGCCGTTCATGCGCGCCTACACCGAGCTGCTCGTCCGAACGTGCCACAAGCGCGGCGCGCACGCGATCGGCGGGATGGCGGCGTTCATCCCGTCCCGGAGGGACGAGGCGGTCAACAAGGTCGCGCTGGAGAAGGTCAGGGCGGACAAGGCCCGCGAGTCCGGCGACGGCTTCGACGGCTCCTGGGTCGCGCACCCCGACCTGGTCCCGGTCTGCCGCGAGGTGTTCGACGGCGTCCTCGGCGACCGGCCCAACCAGCGCGACCGGCTCCGTGAGGACGTGAAGGTCTCGGCGTCCGACCTGCTGGACGTCGCGTCGACGCCCGGTGACATCACCGAGGCGGGCCTGCGCAACAACATCGACGTGGCGCTGCGGTACCTCGCCACCTGGCTGGACGGCGCGGGCGCGGTCGCCATCCACAACCTGATGGAGGACGCCGCCACCGCGGAGATCGCCCGGTCCCAGGTCTGGCAGTGGATCTACAACGGGATCTCGCTCAAGGAGGGCCCCGAGGTCACCCGGGAGCTCGTCGAGCAGATCATGGACGAGGAGCTCGCCGGCATCCGCGCCGAGCTGGGCGCGGCCTTCAACGAGCCCCGCTACGAGCAGGCCGTGGCGCTCTTCAAGGAGGTCACCCTGGCCGACCAGTACTCGGAGTTCCTCACCACCCCCGCCTACGAGCGCATGGACTGA
- a CDS encoding FAD-linked oxidase C-terminal domain-containing protein, whose protein sequence is METELSEAARRFEALLGTDRVVTDPVRLRTYECDGLTNHRATPGVVVLPGTAEQVAAIVRECATAGIPYVARGSGTGLSGGALPRTDGVLIVTSRMRRILEIDIPNRRAVVEPGVVNLDVSRATRPQGYYFAPDPSSQQICSVGGNVAENSGGAHCLKYGFTAHHVLACEVVTPDGELVELSADDPGYDLLGVFVGAEGTLGVTTKITVRLTRVPETVQTLLAAFGSIEAGGAAVSAIIGAGVVPAAIEMMDALSIEAAEAAVRCEYPPGAGAVLIVELDGPEPEVAAQFAEVERLCRDAGAFEIRIAADDAERALIWTGRKSAFAAVGRISPAYLVQDGVIPRTALPRVLARIDALSAESGVRVANVFHAGDGNLHPLVLFDDAEPGAAERAEEVSGAILDLCIEHGGSITGEHGVGVDKSRYMPRMFTDADLDTMQMVRCGFDPDGLCNPGKVFPTPRLCGEVPGVRKGPHPYEGRADIF, encoded by the coding sequence ATGGAAACGGAACTGTCCGAAGCGGCCCGGCGCTTCGAGGCGCTGCTCGGCACGGACCGGGTCGTCACCGACCCGGTGCGGTTGCGGACGTACGAGTGCGACGGGCTGACCAACCACCGGGCCACGCCGGGCGTCGTCGTCCTGCCCGGCACGGCGGAGCAGGTCGCGGCGATCGTGCGGGAGTGCGCCACGGCCGGGATCCCCTACGTGGCGCGCGGATCCGGGACGGGACTGTCCGGCGGTGCGCTGCCCCGCACCGACGGCGTGCTCATCGTCACCTCCCGGATGCGGCGGATCCTGGAGATCGACATCCCGAACCGCCGGGCCGTGGTCGAGCCCGGGGTGGTCAACCTGGACGTCTCCCGCGCCACCAGGCCGCAGGGCTACTACTTCGCGCCCGACCCCTCCAGCCAGCAGATCTGCTCCGTCGGCGGCAACGTCGCCGAGAACTCCGGCGGCGCCCACTGCCTGAAGTACGGGTTCACCGCGCACCACGTGCTCGCCTGCGAGGTCGTCACTCCCGACGGGGAGCTGGTGGAGCTGTCGGCGGACGACCCCGGGTACGACCTGCTCGGCGTGTTCGTCGGCGCCGAGGGCACGCTCGGCGTCACCACCAAGATCACGGTGCGGCTGACGCGGGTGCCCGAGACCGTCCAGACGCTGCTCGCGGCGTTCGGCTCGATCGAGGCGGGCGGCGCCGCCGTCTCGGCGATCATCGGGGCGGGGGTCGTCCCGGCGGCGATCGAGATGATGGACGCGCTGTCGATCGAGGCCGCCGAGGCGGCGGTGCGCTGCGAGTACCCGCCCGGCGCGGGCGCGGTGCTGATCGTGGAGCTGGACGGCCCCGAGCCGGAGGTGGCGGCGCAGTTCGCCGAGGTGGAGCGGCTGTGCCGGGACGCCGGGGCCTTCGAGATCCGCATCGCCGCCGACGACGCCGAGCGGGCGCTCATCTGGACCGGGCGCAAGTCCGCGTTCGCCGCCGTGGGCCGGATCAGCCCCGCCTACCTCGTGCAGGACGGCGTGATCCCGAGGACGGCGCTGCCGCGGGTGCTGGCGCGCATCGACGCGCTGTCGGCGGAATCGGGCGTGCGCGTGGCGAACGTCTTCCACGCGGGGGACGGCAACCTGCACCCGCTGGTCCTGTTCGACGACGCCGAGCCCGGCGCGGCGGAGCGCGCGGAGGAGGTGTCGGGGGCGATCCTCGACCTGTGCATCGAGCACGGCGGGTCCATCACTGGCGAGCACGGCGTCGGCGTGGACAAGTCGCGTTACATGCCGCGCATGTTCACCGACGCCGATCTCGACACGATGCAGATGGTCCGCTGCGGCTTCGATCCGGATGGGCTGTGCAACCCGGGCAAGGTCTTTCCCACCCCGCGTCTGTGCGGGGAGGTTCCGGGAGTGCGCAAGGGCCCGCACCCGTACGAGGGAAGGGCGGACATCTTCTGA
- the hflX gene encoding GTPase HflX, with translation MTQPFSADQTPDEFENDPLTGELDLEDRRALRRVAGLSTELTDITEVEYRALRLERVVLVGVWTEGTSDMAENSLRELALLAETAGSEVLEGLVQRRSRPDPATYIGSGKAAELRDVVIATGADTVICDGELAPSQLRHLEETVQVKVIDRTALILDIFAQHAKSREGKAQVELAQLNYLLPRLRGWGGNLSRQVGGRAAGGVGIGGRGPGETKIELDRRRIRTRMAKLRRQIAEMSKARDTKRGERRRNEVPAVAIAGYTNAGKSSLLNRLTGAGVLVEDALFATLDPTVRRAETPGGRAYTLADTVGFVRHLPHQLVEAFRSTLEEVTDAGLVLHVVDGSDPDPEAQLDAVREVLREIGADKIPELVVINKADAADDLAVARLQRREPHSVVVSARTGSGIEELRAAIEADLPGLESELHVLVPYDRGDLVARTHERGEVLKQEHVAEGTKLHARVPEDLAGELSGYEVLAPTV, from the coding sequence ATGACTCAACCTTTCTCTGCAGACCAGACCCCGGACGAGTTCGAGAACGACCCCCTGACCGGGGAACTCGACCTGGAGGACCGGAGGGCCCTGCGCCGTGTCGCGGGCCTGTCCACCGAGCTGACCGACATCACCGAGGTCGAGTACCGCGCGCTGCGCCTGGAGCGGGTCGTCCTCGTCGGCGTGTGGACCGAGGGCACGTCCGACATGGCCGAGAACTCCCTGCGCGAACTCGCGCTCCTCGCCGAGACGGCCGGCTCCGAGGTGCTCGAAGGGCTCGTCCAGCGCAGATCGCGCCCCGACCCCGCCACCTACATCGGCTCCGGCAAGGCGGCGGAGCTGCGCGACGTCGTCATCGCCACCGGCGCCGACACCGTCATCTGCGACGGCGAGCTGGCGCCGAGCCAGCTGCGGCACCTGGAGGAGACCGTCCAGGTCAAGGTGATCGACCGGACCGCGCTGATCCTGGACATCTTCGCCCAGCACGCCAAGAGCCGCGAGGGCAAGGCCCAGGTCGAGCTCGCCCAGCTGAACTACCTGCTGCCGCGCCTGCGCGGCTGGGGCGGGAACCTGTCCCGGCAGGTCGGCGGACGCGCCGCGGGCGGCGTCGGCATCGGCGGCCGCGGACCCGGCGAGACCAAGATCGAGCTGGACCGGCGCCGCATCCGCACCCGGATGGCCAAGCTGCGCCGCCAGATCGCCGAGATGTCCAAGGCCCGCGACACCAAGCGCGGCGAGCGCCGCCGCAACGAGGTGCCCGCCGTCGCCATCGCCGGCTACACCAACGCCGGCAAGTCGTCCCTGCTCAACCGGCTCACCGGCGCCGGGGTGCTGGTCGAGGACGCGCTGTTCGCGACCCTCGACCCCACCGTCCGGCGCGCCGAGACGCCGGGCGGCCGCGCCTACACCCTGGCCGACACCGTCGGGTTCGTCCGGCACCTCCCGCACCAGCTCGTCGAGGCGTTCCGCTCGACGCTGGAGGAGGTCACCGACGCCGGGCTCGTCCTGCACGTCGTGGACGGCTCCGACCCCGACCCCGAGGCACAGCTCGACGCCGTCCGGGAGGTGCTGCGCGAGATCGGCGCCGACAAGATCCCCGAGCTCGTCGTCATCAACAAGGCCGACGCGGCCGACGACCTCGCCGTGGCCCGCCTCCAGCGCCGCGAGCCGCACAGCGTCGTCGTGTCCGCCCGCACCGGGTCCGGCATCGAGGAACTGCGCGCGGCCATCGAGGCCGACCTCCCCGGGCTGGAGAGCGAGCTCCACGTCCTGGTGCCCTACGACCGGGGCGACCTGGTCGCGCGGACGCACGAGCGCGGCGAGGTGCTCAAGCAGGAGCACGTCGCCGAGGGCACTAAGCTGCATGCCCGGGTGCCGGAGGACCTCGCCGGCGAGCTGTCCGGGTACGAGGTGCTGGCCCCGACCGTCTGA